Genomic DNA from Enterococcus saccharolyticus subsp. saccharolyticus:
TTTTAGCTATTTTTTCATTTGGTATATAGAATAAATCACATTCTTCATCAGGTTCATCTAAATTAATCGTTGGTGGTAAAATATTATTTTCTAATGCTTTCAAACAAATGATTGATTCTATTCCGCCTGCTGCACCCAATAAATGACCCGTCATGGATTTCGTGGCGCTAATAGGTAGTTCTTTGGCGTATTCACCAAATACTGCTTTAATTGCTTTGGTTTCACCAATATCACCTACACCCGTACTTGTTGCATGTGCATTTAAATAATTAACTTCATTAGGCGCTAGTTGTGCCATCTCCAATGCCAAACGCATTGCGCGAATGGCTCCTTCTGAACTCGGAGCAGTCATATGATACGCATCAGAAGTCATGCCATAACCGACGATTTCTCCTAAAATGGTTGCACCACGTTTCATAGCATGTTCGAATTCTTCTAAAAATAAAACACCGGCACCTTCAGACATAACAAAACCATCTCTTTTTTTATCAAAAGGTCTCGAAGCTTGTTCAGGTTGCTCATTATTGGTCGACATTGCCTTCATATTACTAAAACCAGCATACGCTAACGGTGTAATCGAAGCTTCTGTCCCTCCTGCCAAAATAGCATCGCTCAAGCCATATTTAATATTTAAAAAAGCTTCTCCAATAGCTTGATTACCAGTTGCACAAGCAGAAATTGGACACATGGTCGCTCCTTTAAACCCTGTTTTGATGGAAACAAACCCAGCTGCCATATTCGCAATCATTTTAGGAACAACTAAAGGTGAGACACGACGACTCCCTTTTGCATCCAAAATATGTTGATTTTCTATTAAAGAATTAATCCCACCGATTCCTGTACCGATAAATACACCACAACGATTCAAGTCAAAATCTGCTTCTTTAAATTGTGCTTGTTCTAAAGCTTGTAGACTACTGATAGCTGCAAAATGTGTAAAGCGATCGGTTTTCTTGCTTTCTTTTTTGTCTAAATACGCATCAATATCATACTCTTTAATTACGCCACCTAGTTTTGTTGGCGAATCGTCAAAGTTTGAATCCGTTAATGCCTGAATCCCACTTTTGCCTTGTGTCATATTCTCCCATAATTCTTCAGAATTTTTCCCGCTAGATGAAATTGTGCCATAACCAGTTATAACTACTCTTTTCATGTTCTTTCCACCTCATTAATTTCTTTTTTTACTCTTTCCAAAATCGTTTGCTCAAATGGAATTGCTAGCGTTCGATTATAAATACGTGCACCTTTGATACTTGCTAAATGCGCTTGTGCCAATATTTGGGCTTGTTCTAAATCCATTTTTCTAGCTAAAATTTGGACATACGTATGATACTCGACTTCGGCTAATTCAATGACCTTTTTTTGTAAGGCTTCATCGTATTTATTTAAATCAGATTGTAAGCTGACTGCTGGACAAATTTCTCCGTCAGATAAAAAAGCAATGCGTTTTTCAAGTGATTGATATGCCGATAATTCTGAATGCTGCTCAAAATAAAGTTGTTGCTGCTTAAACGTTTCTTCTAAATGTTCACAGATAGCAATGCCTAAATCAGTTTTGTTTTTAAAGTAATAATGAATCGCTGCTTTGGTAATGTTTAATTGTTCCGCTAAATAACCAAAACTAAGTTCTTGAAAGCTATATTTTTTTATAAAAGAAATAGCTAATTGAATGATTTCTTCTCTTTTATTCATCAACACACTCCTTACTTACCTGAAAGTAAGTTTATAAGAATTCCCATTATTTAGCAAGCTTTTATCAAATAAAAAGTTGTGACTTAAATGACAGACCTCCATCGAAACGATATACTAGACCTATAAACAATCAAGAACAGGAGCAAAAACATGCAGAATATTGTGGTGACTGGTGGCAATCGTGGATTAGGTTATGAAATTGCACAAGCTTTATCCGATCAACAAAATCATATAATTATCGCCTGTCGAGATGTGGCACATGGCAATGCAGTTGCCAAAAACTTCGCAGGCAGTTCGGAAGTTCTTGAGCTGAATTTGTGTTCAGAACAATCCATTACTTCTTTTTCAGAATATTTAGCACATCATTACTCGCAAATTGACGTATTAATGAATAATGCCGGAATCTTTGATAATTCTGGACAGCAACTTCCTTTTATGGGGCAACACTTTAGTAATGTATGGGTCACGAACACACTAGGACCATATTTATTAACCAAACAACTGACTCCTTTATTAGAGCGTGCGCAACAGCCTAAATGTGTTTTTATGAGTAGTGTTGTAGGTCATCACAAACGGTTGAATCTCCAAGCAGTCACAGAACAAGGACATTCAGAAATGTATGGACAAAGTAAATATGCAGATTTATTACTAACTGAGTTATTTTCGAAAAAACAACCAAATTGGCAAGTTCTGGCAGCTCATCCGGGTTATTCTAACACAGCCATTTTTGATGGTAGAATTTCTGGATGGAAAAAACAAATCATCCGTCACCTCACAAATCGACTGGGTCAATCGCCTAAAAAAGGAGCACAATCAGCTATTTTAGCCATCAAACAAGATTTGCCCTCTGGTAGCTATATTGGACCCAAATATTTAAATGAATTATACGGACCGCCTCGTGTGCAACACATTCAAAACTATATTCATCAAGAAGATTTGCCTTTACTCAACCAATTTCTTAATGAATTAAGTAAATAAACAAAAAAAGAATTTCTTGGTTATGAACATCCAAGAAATTCTTTTTCATTTACTAGCGATTACACAGAATATACCTTCACACAATTTCTTCCAGAATTTTTAGCAAGATACAACGCTTCGTCAGCTTGATGGATGGATTGATGAATGGCAGTGACATTCGCTAGTTTAGTCATCCCTATCGATATCGTAACGGTGACGGTCTCACCATGTTCATCCTGTAAGTTCGTATTTATTTGTTGTACAGATTGCCGAATAGTTTCCATTAAATCATAAGTCTCATCGCATGAACATTCTTCGACTAAACAAGCAAATTCTTCTCCACCGATGCGATAAAATCTAATTTTTGCAGATTCTTGCTGATGAAATAGTAGAGAAATTTTCTTTAATAGATCATCACCAGATTGATGTCCAAATGAGTCATTGATTTTTTTAAAGAAGTCAATATCAAGTATACACAAGTAATAGTCTTTTTCTTCTTTCAGTCTCGCAATATCTAAGTAAAATTTCCGACTATTTTTTAATTGTGTCAAAAAATCCAATTCTGATTCTTCGCGAATGTTTTGAATTTTTTGGATAATCCATAAGAAAATACCAATCATCATACAACTTGAAATAATTAAAATGAGGTACATTTGACTATCTTTAAAAAAATTGCCATGTACAATTAAATTGATACTTGCGCCAACAAATAATGTGTAAAAAACCAGCAGTAATAGATGGACAAAATCATTTGAAAACTTTTTTAATACTCGGCTTACACTAGAAATTGTTAAAACTAAAATAGTCCCATATAACAATGACGTACATGCCGCAATACCCGTTCCCCAAAAGAAGCGCACCATACTAATAATGACTATACTCGGTAATGCGACTTTTGGTCCAATATATTTAATCGTCAATGCGTACAGTAGAAATCGGTAATCATAACGTGCACCTTGTACCACTACTGAAAATTGAAGCAACAACATTCCTACAATTACGACAAAAAATATATATTGTAGTCGTTCTCTAGGAGAGTCTTCAATATAATCTGTTTCTCCACTTTTTATCAGAAAGAAAAATAAAACAGCTATCAGTAAGACTGATAAATCTGCCAATATACTTACTTCCATTTTCCTAGCCCTCCAATTAGACAATAACAACATTCCTTTGTTACCTATCAATCATCTCTACTCTTATACTAACCATAACAAAATAAGTGTGCTTTGGAAGAGGAGGAATATTTCGTTTCGGCTTAGTAAAATTACGCATCCCTCCAATTGAACGAGTATTCCCTGTTTATTCCTTACTCGCAGGTAAAGAATCGCCGTGTTTCACCTGCGACATTGTAATAAATGCTAAGAAAGCAAAAAACGTTACATATGGAAATAAGATTTTATACCCCAAATAATCAAAAAGTATTCCAGATAAAATTGGCGGAATAATTTGAGCCAACAGCGCAAAAGTAAAATACAATCCAGTATATTTACCAATATTTTTACTATCAGACATCTCCAATATCATGGGCAATGAGTTCACATTGATTGCTGCCCAAGCTAAACCAGCCAACAGAAAATTAATGTACATGAGTGGACTAAATTGCTGATAAAAAAACGTTGTAAAAAAAAATAAACGTCAATAGCGCAACACCTAATTGTATCGTAAATTTACGTCCAAACTTAGAAGAAAAAATCCCGATTGGAATAAACGAGACAATTGCTCCTAGATTGGCAACCAATAAAATAGCGGAAGATTGTACTCCAGTTAAACCAATTTGAATTGTAGCATAACGTGAAAAAGCGGACATTATTGCATTATATCCCATAAACCACAGAGCGACTGAAATTAAAAGAAAAAGAAGCGAACGTTTTACAGTTCGAGGAAGTTTCTGTGTGCGGATTTTCTTTAATTTCTACCACATGATACCTCGATGTATCTTCTAACATTTGTTTGGTCCATTGAGGTTCTTTCACAGTCAGTATCATCACCACAAGACCTACGAACATCATTCCTGAAATCAACATAAAAATGGGAAAATATCCCAATATTACAGGATTAAGCAGCGTTAAACCAATCAACGACACCACACCGCCAACTGCGCCCAAGAGATTGATAATAGCATTTCCTTTTGAACGCAATGGCTTAATTGTGATATCTGGCATTAAAGCAACTGCCGGTGTACGATAAACAGACATAAAAAACAACACAATCCCTAAAGCAATAACAAATAGCACTAGATGATGGGTTCTGACAGCCTAGGGTAATAATAACATCCCAGTTGATACAGCTAATGTGCCTACAATAATAAAAGGCATACGTTTTCCAATTTTTGTTGTCGTTCGATCAGAAAGTGTACCGAAAAAGGCAACATGACTAACGCTAACAA
This window encodes:
- the fabF gene encoding beta-ketoacyl-ACP synthase II produces the protein MKRVVITGYGTISSSGKNSEELWENMTQGKSGIQALTDSNFDDSPTKLGGVIKEYDIDAYLDKKESKKTDRFTHFAAISSLQALEQAQFKEADFDLNRCGVFIGTGIGGINSLIENQHILDAKGSRRVSPLVVPKMIANMAAGFVSIKTGFKGATMCPISACATGNQAIGEAFLNIKYGLSDAILAGGTEASITPLAYAGFSNMKAMSTNNEQPEQASRPFDKKRDGFVMSEGAGVLFLEEFEHAMKRGATILGEIVGYGMTSDAYHMTAPSSEGAIRAMRLALEMAQLAPNEVNYLNAHATSTGVGDIGETKAIKAVFGEYAKELPISATKSMTGHLLGAAGGIESIICLKALENNILPPTINLDEPDEECDLFYIPNEKIAKNTSIVMSNGFGFGGHNATLVMRKVK
- a CDS encoding TetR/AcrR family transcriptional regulator, which translates into the protein MNKREEIIQLAISFIKKYSFQELSFGYLAEQLNITKAAIHYYFKNKTDLGIAICEHLEETFKQQQLYFEQHSELSAYQSLEKRIAFLSDGEICPAVSLQSDLNKYDEALQKKVIELAEVEYHTYVQILARKMDLEQAQILAQAHLASIKGARIYNRTLAIPFEQTILERVKKEINEVERT
- a CDS encoding SDR family NAD(P)-dependent oxidoreductase — translated: MQNIVVTGGNRGLGYEIAQALSDQQNHIIIACRDVAHGNAVAKNFAGSSEVLELNLCSEQSITSFSEYLAHHYSQIDVLMNNAGIFDNSGQQLPFMGQHFSNVWVTNTLGPYLLTKQLTPLLERAQQPKCVFMSSVVGHHKRLNLQAVTEQGHSEMYGQSKYADLLLTELFSKKQPNWQVLAAHPGYSNTAIFDGRISGWKKQIIRHLTNRLGQSPKKGAQSAILAIKQDLPSGSYIGPKYLNELYGPPRVQHIQNYIHQEDLPLLNQFLNELSK
- a CDS encoding GGDEF domain-containing protein; translation: MEVSILADLSVLLIAVLFFFLIKSGETDYIEDSPRERLQYIFFVVIVGMLLLQFSVVVQGARYDYRFLLYALTIKYIGPKVALPSIVIISMVRFFWGTGIAACTSLLYGTILVLTISSVSRVLKKFSNDFVHLLLLVFYTLFVGASINLIVHGNFFKDSQMYLILIISSCMMIGIFLWIIQKIQNIREESELDFLTQLKNSRKFYLDIARLKEEKDYYLCILDIDFFKKINDSFGHQSGDDLLKKISLLFHQQESAKIRFYRIGGEEFACLVEECSCDETYDLMETIRQSVQQINTNLQDEHGETVTVTISIGMTKLANVTAIHQSIHQADEALYLAKNSGRNCVKVYSV
- a CDS encoding MFS transporter, producing MYINFLLAGLAWAAINVNSLPMILEMSDSKNIGKYTGLYFTFALLAQIIPPILSGILFDYLGYKILFPYVTFFAFLAFITMSQVKHGDSLPASKE